AGGATACAAAACTATCAAAACACATGATGACAAAAAATGACCCTAACAACTTCATAATAAACCACAATATATGAGATAAACATCAaaggttttttttgttttttgtgtcattttcattttcctaaaaactgcCCAAAAAAAACAATCATCAATCACTCAGTTCATCACACATCAAAGACATGCATTCCCCATTAAAATTCCAACTCCCTGGCACACTAAGACATTCTCCTTTAGAGACAGTCGTGCACTCTCCGCAGCTGTGTGTGTTGTTTCTTCTGCAGCTGTGTGTGTGTTGCGAATGGGAGAGAGGAGCAGTGGGTGTGTGTGGTGTTGACAGTGTGTGTTTGGGAGGGTGAATGTGTGTAAATGCATGGGGTGTGTATAGTGTGAGTGTGTGCATGGAGGTGAAAGTATGTGTGCTGTGGGCACATAGCAGTGTGTgttagtgtgtgtgtgcagtgttaGTTAGTATAAACAATACcatatataataaaatactaaaaatcagtaatactaaatatataatataataccataatacaataataataataatactgaaaacaaatttaataaaataacataatactatatactaaaatactaaaaatactaaatATACCATAATACTAAAATACCAAGATAATAAACATACCACAGTATTaaaataccacacatctcatataaactaaaataataaACATTCCATAAGATTAATATACtaacataatatacatatactaaacataacCCCAACAATAAACTACACATGAACATAAACACCTAacattataataaatataatagtaatacaaactaaaatattaaattagcACAATACATATAATTAACATATATAATGACGCACTGAAATGCTAAGCTATAAAAATACACGATAATGAAAAAATAACCCCTAACAATAaactaaacatataaatatatgtaGCATAATAACAAACTgtacaatataataataaaaaatatactaaaataataaacataaaaataaaaataattcaccTTCTGTCtctaagtgtgtgtgtgtgtgcaggtgaaGGCCATGGAGTTGATTGATCAGCTGGAAGTGGCAAGGCGTGAGGGTGTACTGTGTGTGTTTGAACAGAGTGTTTTTTATTGTGTGTTTTGTGTGTGTAGCTGTAGGTGTTTGAGGTGTGCGAGTGGTGCGTGCATGGGTGTGTGagacagtgtgtgtgtgtgtgtgtgtgtgtgtgtgttgctgcgTACATACCTTGCTCGAGAAAAAGCTAGACCAAGGCCCTTCTTTCTTATCCTCTTGTTTGTTGGGGGATGATCGATCTTAGCCTTTTCTGCTTCAGATTCAAGCTGAGAAACAGTAATTGCGTATGAGCAGTGACTGATGTGAGCGAGCCTTTAGCTTCGTCTCTAAAGCTTCGCTGACTCTTGAACAATGTAGGCTAGGATTCGAGAATTTCAATCTATTTGATCGCGAAGAATATGGTCGAATGTAGAGTTGCTTTCGGTTTTCTTCACTGTCCCCGGCAACTGCAGCTGAAGCTCTCTCCTTATATCTCCCCTAAGGACGGAATTAAATAGATCAACGGCTCGTAGATCTGTCTCGTTCGGCTTTCCCAACAACAGATCAGTCCCGAAGCAAGCAAGGACTAAGTACGGATCGAAGCTGCATCCGGCACTGCTGCAAGGAAAATTAAAGTGCGATTGAATCCGGAGAAAAGACGGACATTGGCAGAGCTAGAATTCAGCAGAAGTGAAGGAGTTGGGAGTGGTGGTTGGcgcttctctctctagaactgaTAAGAGAGAGAGTGTGTCTGGTCGTGCTGGTCGTGGGATCTATGGGTGCTGAGAGGTGAGGTGAGCTACTGGGCTACGGTGGTTATGGTGGCTGGGAGCTTGGCACGGTTACTGTGGTGGTGAGGTGGCCGTGAATGGTGGGGAACTGAGGTGATTGCAACCGTGACGGCGTTGGAGGGTGGTGGTGGTCTGCAGGGTGTTAAATTTGACAAGATGAAAACTGATGCTGGAGATATCAGTACAATGAAAGATGCTGGAAATATCAGTGCAGAGAAAGGCAAAAATGTGATACaagaacagaatatcagtgatGAATTTTTTACTAATACGTGGCTTGAGGAGATGAGGCTGTGATATAATCCTTGTAACCATGGGTAGCTGTAAATTAATCTTGTAACTATTTTTCCCTCCAAAAGGAATGGGAATCTGTTTTgttttctgttttatttttaccagcTAGTGTATATAATATGCTGGTATGAATTTCAGAAAATACGATTGTAGTTTTTCTGGTTCACTTCTTGgttttcttcttgattgtaattTCTAGTTCTCTTCTTgatatattcaataaaatcagaAAGAGTATTCAgtttttacatggtatcagagcatcgaTTCAGAGTTTGGGCTAGCTTAGAATCAATGATTTCCTAActaattttcttttcatttttctgcTTGTATTTTCAATCAAGTTCTGGAGCATCATTCATGGCATCCTCCGAATCAAATGATCCAACAAATCGTATTACTCCATCGACCACTGAGACCAGTTCTTCAAATCTGTATTTTCtcaattcaaatgaaaatccaGGTAATATCTTGGTTACACAACCACTGCTTGGAATGAAGAATTATCACTCTTGGTCAAGGGCTATGATATTAGCTCTCACTGCAAAAAGGAAGATAGGTTTCATTAATGGCAAAATTGCTGAGCCAAGTCCAGAATCTCCTTTTTATGAAGATTGGTTAAGCTGCAACATAATGGTGATTTCATGGATGATCAATTCCATGCATGTTGATGTCTAGAGTAGCATAATGTACTGCCAAACTGCCAGAGAAATCTGGCTTGAATTACAAAAACTTTTTTCACAGGGTAGTGGTCCCAAGATTTACAATCTTCAGAAGGAGATTTCTGCTATTTCTCAAAACCAGATGACAGTTACTGAGTATTATACAAGATTCAAGAAACTATGGGATCAGCTGCTAAATTTAGAGCCATTACCAGAGTGTACATGTGGAGCCATCAAAGCTTTAAATGTTTCTCACGACAAGACTTATGCTATGAGATTTTTGATGGGTTTGAATGAGAATTTTGAGAATATAAGGACTCAAATTCTGATGCAAGAGCCTTTTCCTTCGATTAGCAAAATTTATGCTTTGGTTCTTCAAGAAGAGTCTCACAAGAATGTAGTACATGGAAGATTTTACACTGCAAAGCCTGATTCAGTGGCAATGTATGTAAATTCGAAGGGAAGTAACTATGGTAATTCTACTTGGAACAAaggaaataataaaagagagagacTTTTATGCACTCACTGCAATATGCTTGGACATACAATTGATAAATGTTACAAGTTACATGGTTATCCTCCAAGATATAAACCGAAAGGAAGACCAAGTTCTAATCAGGTTATCTACAATTCTGGAACAGCACCTGAGAATGTTTCGATTCAATGTCCTATTTCTAAAACTCAGTGTGAGAAATTATTGACATTCCTCAATGCTGGATGTAATTCTGGTAAAAATCATCTTGCAGCCAATGTGAGTACTGGTAATGGATTGACTAGTTTGGTTTCTGGAGGTACTGATATGTGTTCTTCAGCTGGTGTTACTGCTACTGTTGATGCGTCAGCCATTACATCTTATCCTCAAACTCCTGACAATTATATTGAAACCATGTCTGGTATTGTTTCTAATTTTTCCTTCAGTCCAAATTTATCTCATTCCATTTTTTCAGCCAAACTGGTTAATAGAACCTGTTTTGAATCTGCTAAGTGGGTTCTAGACACAGGTGCTACTGATCATATGGTACATTCTGTGTCTTGTTTCAGCACTATAATTGCTACATTGAATTCTCATGTGAATTTGCCAAACGGTGAGGTAGCCTTAGTCACACATGTTGGGACtgttaaaattaatgaaaacctCACCTTATATAATGTTCTTTGTGTTCCATCGTTCAGTTTTAACCTCATATCAGTTAGTCAACTTGCTAAATCTATTCATTGTTGCCTTATTTTCTTTGGTAACCTCATATCACCAATCTTTAGTCACACCTTGCTCATTGGAGCACACTTGGTCTGGGTAAAGAGAGTAATGGTCTATACCTGCTGGAAGATAGCAAGTCAGTTTCTTCTTCTGTTTCAGCTGTTTCTTCTGCTGCTAATAAAATTCAGCCACATATATGGCATTTGAGGTTGGGGCATCCATCAAATGCTAAGTTGAATTTACTCAAGTCAAATAATGTACAGATTGGTGATTCAAATGAAGATTTCTTTTGTGATGTTTGTCCTCTTGCCAAACAGAAAAGATTACGATTTAATGAAAGTTTACATATTTCTAAGAACTGTTTTGATTTAATTCATTGCGATTTGTGGGGTCCATTTTCTGTATCTACCATTGACTCTTGCAGATATTTTCTCACTATAGTGGATGATTGCTCTAGATGTACATgggtttatttgttgaaacacaaatCACAAATTCAGTCCATATTAGAACAATTCTGTACTATGGTTGAAACTCAATTTTCTAGGAAAGTAAAAATTATTAGAACTGATCATGGAACTGAATTTATCATGAGTGATTTTTTTACTAAAAAGGGAATTTTACATCATTTAAGCTGTGTTGAAACCCCTAAGCAAAATGCAATTGTAGAAAGGAAAcatcaacatattttaaatgtaGCAAGGTCACTCATGTTTCATTCTCATTTACCTTTACATCTTTGGGGACATTGTGTGTTAACTGCTGTATATCTGATTAATAGAATTCCTAGTGCGCCTCtttctcacaaaactccttaTGAGATTCTTTATGGCAGCCTTCCTTCCTATgatcatttaaaaatttttggttgTCTTTGTTATGCATCTACTCTTGCACATAATAGATCCAAATTTGCAGCAAGGGCAAGGAGGTGTGTCTTTCTAGGTTATCCTTTTGGCATTAAAGGTTACAAGGTTTTAGACTTATGTACAAATGCAGTTTTCATATCTAGAAATGTGGTTTTTTATGAACACATATTTCCTTTTGTTGATGGTAAAGCCCAAATTTCAGATCCatttacttcaattcctgaagttgATGACCTTGCATCTTCCAGCTCAGGTAATAGATTTTTTGTCACTCCTCTTAATATACAAGATGAGTTTATTCCTGTTCAGAGTTTGTTCATGATCCTATTTCAGTTCAGGTTTCTCCTCTCCATTCAGATTCATTTCCGACAATTTCTAATCCTACTATTCCTACAGTTCCTATTTCAGTCACATCAGAATCTACTTCTCCATCAGTTCATGAATTACCATCAGCACCTCTCAAAAGATCATCTCGACAATCCACTAAACCAGTTTACTTACAGGATTATGCTTGTGCTACTACTCATGCTATTTCTCATCCTTCTAGTGCACCTTATGATGTAGCTGATGGGCTCATTTATTCACATCTGGAGCCTTGTTATCAGTCATATTTGTTGACAGTTAGCACATCACCTCAAGAGCCACAAGCATTCTTTCAAGCTGTTAAAGATCCTCTTTGGAGAGTTGCAATGGACAAAGAAATTCAAGCTCTTGAACATAATCATACTTGGGAGTTGACAACTTTACCTCCTGGTAAAACTCCTATCGGGTGTAAGTGGgtgtataaaattaaattgaatgcTGATGGAACAGTGGACAGATATAAGGCAAGACTTGTGGCTAAGGGGTACACACAAAGGGAAGGCATTGATTTTCTTGAGACATTCTCCTCTGTTGCTAAAACAGTCACTGTTCGAGTTCTTCTTGCTTTGGCGGCTGCTAGATGTTGACCTATTCACCAATTAGAcattaataatgcatttttacatggagatttaaatgaagaagtgtacatgTCATTGCCTCCTGGTTTTCACAGCAAGGGGGGGACTTCAGTTGTTTCTTCTTCCTCACATTCAGCTCCTCTTGTTGTTTGTAAGCTACTTAAATCTCTTTATGGTTTGAGACAAGCTTTAAGGCAATGGTATACGAAACTATCAAATATTATTCAGCAACTTGGTTTTGTGCAGTCTACTGCTGATAATTCTCTCTTTATTCATGCTAAAGGTTCTTTGTTCACAGCTTTATtggtctatgtggatgatatggtaATCACAGGAAATGATCCTACTTGTGTAGCAACTTTGAAATCTGTTCTGGATGATAAATTTGGAATAAAGGATCTTGGTTCACTTAAGTTCTTCTTAGGACTTGAAATTGCTCGAAGCAAGAAGGGAGTAAGCTTAAACCAAAGAAAGTTtgctttagaaattttaaaagaaaCAGGCATGATGGGTTGTAAGCCTGCCAAATCTCCAATGGAACAACAATTGAAGCTATCAAAGGACAGTGGTGAGCTTCTATCAGATTCAAGCAAGTATAGAAGGCTCATAGGTAAATTGATGTATTTGACACTCAGCAGACCTGATATCACATATGCCGTGAACAGGTTAAGTCAGTTTTTAGCTATGCCAAGAGTTCCTCATATGCAGACTGCAACAAGAGTCTTGCAATATATTAAAGGAACACCTGGACAAGGGATTTTTTTTCCTAGTGATTCAGATTTACAATTAAAAGCATattgtgatgctgattgggcaggatgTCCAGATACAAGAAGATCTCTTACTGgatattgtgtttttcttggaaatgCCTTGATATCATGGAGATCAAAGAAACAATCGATGGTGTCAAGATCttcagctgaagctgaatatagatCCATGGCAAGCACTACTTGTGAAGTAACctggattttatttttattaaaagatttgcAAGTGAAGCATGAGAAATCAGTTTTACTTTACTGTGATAACCAGGCAGCATTGCATATTGCTGCAAATCCAGTGTTTCATGAGAGATCAAAGCACATAGAAGCAGATTGTCACATTGTTAGAAACAGAGTTTTAGATGGTACAATCAAAACCTTTTATGTTGCATCCAAgaatcaattagcagatatttttactAAAGCACTTGGTGTAGATAACTATGTTGGAATGGTTAAGAAGCTGggattaattaatatttttactcATCAAATTGAATATCCAGAATATATCATGGATGATCCAGCAACAAGAGCCTTGCTCTTGAGGGGGGGGTGTTAAATTTGACAAGATGAAAACTGATGCTGGAGATATCAGTACAATGAAAGATGCTGGAAATATCAGTGCAGAGAAAGGCAAAAATGTGATACaagaacagaatatcagtgatGAATTTTTTACTAATACGTGGCTTGAGGAGATGAGGCTGTGATATAATCCTTGTAACCATGGGTAGCTGTAAATTAATCTTGTAACTATTTTTCCCTCCAAAAGGAATGGGAATCTGTTTTgttttctgttttatttttaccagcTAGTGTATATAATATGCTGGTATGAATTTCAGAAAATACGATTGTAGTTTTTCTGGTTCACTTCTTGgttttcttcttgattgtaattTCTAGTTCTCTTCTTgatatattcaataaaatcagaAAGAGTATTCAGTTTTTACACAGGGGGTAATGGAGGTTTCCTGGTTCGGGTTGGTGAGAGATGGGAGAGGGTGGTGGCTGGTTCGGGTGGGTGTTTGGTTCGGGTTGGTGGTGGTTGCTGGGCTGGCGCAGGTGTATATGCTGTGCGGAGAGGCTGGTGGTGCTGACGGTGGAGGGAGAGTTAAcggagagagtgagatggagggAGAGGGGGTGAGAAGGGCAGTGGGGTGGTTGCAGCAGTAGGTTGGTCgagagagagagttcagggaGAAGAGAAGGGGGTCTGTGCGCAGAGCAGGAGGGGGCAAGGAGACAAGGAGGCAGTGTGCGCACAGTGGGTAGTCGGTGCTGGTCTGTGCGCAGTGGCCTGTGTGTGCAGGTGAACAGTGTATGCCCCCGGGGGAAAAATGGGGTAAAATGTTTTTGGAAAAACATTATCCTTTCCTATCATATATGCCCTATAgtttttacattatttttttatttttcttctttttccctttttttgtgcttttgttttgtagagataataataatagtactactAAAAGtaatgatactaataataataataataataataccaataaaattaataatagtagtaataccaagactagtaataataatactaataataataataataataataattataataatagtaaaaaaataatagaatactaataataatagtccttttttttgtatatttcttcatttttgtatttttttttgttgtatttttatcGTCGAACCCTATCTTCTGAAAGAAGAGATTTGGCCAAAAATTAAAGCTTGATTTCCCGAAAATCGAAGTACTAGACttcatttttctaaaatgactggAATTCGGTGAAAATGTACTGAGACTCGGTAAAGACACCAGAACTCACTAAAAACAAATCGAGACTCGATAAAAATATCAGAATTCAATGAAAACAAACTAGGACTCGGTAAAAACACCGGGACTCAGTAAAAACACTGAGACTCATTGAAAACGATACCGAGACTCGGTCGGGTTTCTCGAAAGAGTCCCCCAATTTTCGGAGCGCAAGGTCAGCTTTTATTGTGATGGGTCTTCTTGGAGAGGCCTAATTAAAATTGGAGTGTTGACAACTGCCCCTCGTTGTAGGATTTGTTGCTTCAATATaatagtaggaactctcctatgttatttGTAGTAACAAGCatgtaaagataaaagacatcTATTTGAATCAGGCCACACAATTGTTTAATGCCTATGGGTCAATTGGGTGTTGTTCTTGTCAATCAGGGAAGGGGAGATGACAGACGGGGTTAAATGAGGAGGTTGCATTTATTCTAGAAAAGTTAGTAGTTAGCAATTTTTTGGTTAGAAGTTAGCGGGGGTTAACGGGTAAGGGGTAGTATAGAATCACAAAGGGTTGAGGAGGATGTGCATCGGATGTGAAGATTCAAGCCGTAGAGGGTATAACGATTCAAGCCAAAACtttcctcaaatggcttgctacggatgCGATAATCTGAGCCAAGACAGGTTCGACGACCTGAGCCAAAAATTCCCTTGAATGacttgctacggatgtgataatcaGAGCTAAGACtttcctcaaatggcttgctaTGGATGCAATAATTCGAGCCAAGACGGGTTTGATGACCAGAGCCAAAAATTCCCTCGAATGACTTGCTATGGATGTAATAATTCAAGCCAAGGCGAGTTTGATGACCCGAGTCAAAAATTTCCTCAAATGACTTTTTTTGAGTCCCTCCGATTTGACTAAAATACAATGACCTTCCggagttttcaaaaattttggaaacattccatgaagttttaaaaatttgaaagactTTCCTTGAAATTTGTCAAGTTTTAAAAATCTCCTCTTTTGTTTTATAAAAAGACAAGTTATTTTTAAGAAAGATCTGtatctttttaacaaatctcaagaGAGGTATGTGACATTTTTTGAAATCTCATGGGAGGTAtgtgacatttttaaaaccttaagGTAGGTGGCTTTtgtcttattatttttttaatctattCTTACTCAATATTCAAATTTATTATATTGGTAGTTAAAATTAAATAGACAAATCAATAAAATGTAGCAAATTAAGTAgcatttagaaaaattaaatttacaaaggTTAAGTATTATTAGTTAAAAATAGTTGTTGCCGAAAGATTGTTTTTATTATAATAGAACTCTGATTTAGATTATCAAGATGAATCGATCTTGGCCCACATAGAGGTTTTGAAGAGCTCATCCATGtcaaaattattgattataaaaaaactaaaatttgattattattttttttatagaatttatATATACTATCAATCTATGCCATAAAAAATGCATTTACTTGAAGATTGTTAATATCTGTGAGTATTAAATAGACCAAACAATATGAATTTTAAGTTACTTAACATTTAGAAATTCgtatttagaattttaattaattatatttctattTAAAAAGCTTTATTAAAAATTTAGCATTTGAAAACACTGTGTTAGTTTTGTGTATGACCTCACTAGAGTCAAAAATATTAAGTTTCAAATATTACATTTTAATTACATGCATGCATTTTCGGCACACACGAATGATAGTTCTCAACCTTAATAACATCATATTAATATGTTATCACATAAAAAGATTATTGTAAGAGATTTTCGTAAGCAATGTAATAAAAATTATACCATGGGCGTAAAGAAATTCAATTAACCTTAAAAATCCAAATCACTTCTGAAAAAATGAATatcttttgataattttttgtgataaataaataaaatcaatctaAATAACAATATTGAtgatctatttatttattttttttaaatgggatAAAATTTTTTGAAGGGACCCACCTTAACAAAGCTAGGCTTTGTGTAGTGGAGGGCAGCTAAAATGTTCCAAATAATAATTACTGATGgtaataaatatattaaagaaaCAATTAACGGTAGATATATAGGAAGGATTCTTAAGTAGTTAGTACTTACcaagtaaataatatattttattattattttaaatgaatCAAGACCCGTATCAAAGACCCAAATcatattattatttcaaaataatatatcatatcattattaattttattaaatgttTTCTGTATTAATTTTGTCCAATTAAATGTCAATGTTAGAGATTCAGATGATGGCAACGTGCTAAGCAAAGACCAGTGGGTGACGAGATGGGAGATAGATATGGAGggaatgttaattaattaattaatacaaattaattaattgagACAGCTAATTAATTAAGGAGAGGCAAGTCTAGTACGCATGTATAAAATGGATTAATGTGAATTATAATCATAAATGTTGTCGAAAtaaattcctctccctctctctctctctccatgtgtatatatatagttgaACCTGTCGGCTTGATCAGTATCAGCATGACAAGGAAGAAGGTGAAGTTGGCATACATCACCAACGACTCGGCCAGGAAGGCGACCttcaagaagaggaagaaggggCTGATGAAGAAGGTGAGCGAGCTGAGCACCCTGTGCGGCATCGACGCCTGCGCCATCATATACAGCCCCTACGACTCCCAGCCGGAGGTCTGGCCCTCCCCCGCCGGCGCCCACCGCGTCCTCTCCAAGTTCCGCAAGATGCCGGAGATGGAGCagagcaagaagatggtgaaccAGGAGAGCTTCCTTCGCCAGCGCATCTCCAAGGCCCGCGACCAGCTCAAGAAACAGCTCAAGGAGAACCGCGAAAAGGAAGTCGCCAACCTCATGTACCGCGCTCTCGCCGGCAAAGCCTCTCTCCACTCCCTCTCCCTTCCCGACCTCCACGACCTCGGCTGGCTCGTCGACCATTACCTGAAGGACATCCACCGCCGCATGGACTCTTTTGGTTTGGCCGGCGGTAGTGGTAGCAGCGGCTGGAGTACTGGTGGTGCTGGAGAGAGTAACCATCAGCACCACCTGCAGGCGGCTTCGGCCGTGGGGCTGGAGGTTGGGAATATGGGGGCAGAGGCGATGCAGAGTCACCGGTGGCTGATGGAGCTGCTCAACTCATCTAACGTGAACGTGGATCAGAGTATTAACAGCATAGGAGGGTTTGGAGGAGGCGGCGGCTCGGCGGCGACGGGAGGAACAGGGGAGGATATGAGTATGATGCTACCGTTGATTGGGGATGTTACCAACAACTACCACAGCAGTTTGTGGTCTACTGAATTTTTCCCTTGAAaaaaatttttagttttatttttttttttttgtattaccTATTGTGCATATCAATCTGTCCAATTGATATTTgataatatatataaacaaaatcaTATAGTTTTCTTTTTAGTACTTAATTATTTATGAACACCTTATATATGTAATTACTGCTATTTAATTGCACAAACAATTTAaagcattaattaatttttaaagcaaacatcattttgaaaaattgatcaaTGTTCAATTATCTTATACTTACATATGAttataaatattttgaataataataaagaaataatatacattaaaaatattCTAACGTgtattttaacttgtttttcaatgtgAAGGATTTGTTACCATATTGGGGACACACTATGCATGCAAGTCTCTCTTTAGATCATTTGgtttttttgtttccattttttttcctaCTATCCCAATATACTGATAAGATTGTAGAATTCGTTTTAAGATCATCCTTTCTTTTGTTATTATTGGTCACAAGCCACAAGATTCGTATAAATATAAATACTATTAGTCTTTCTAAATAAGAAAACTCAATACAAACATTCAATTGACTTGCCATatacatacgtatatatataaactattgGGATATTGAATCAATCACAGAGATACAAAAAATGAATTTAATTAACTTAAAAACTCTTAATGAGCCCATAATTAGAGTTCATTctctaatatttatttttaatactttaatttttatattttgaaatattaatttttttttttttggctgcgAGCTTTCTCTCCAGATCTCTCCCACCTCTCTCATCTCTCCAAAAACCACATCTCTCCCTCCTTCACGGCCAGCAGCCAGAGAACCCAAGAGCCCCTGCAACTCTAGCTCTCCCTCAAGCTCCACCAGATCCCGAACTCACAGCAACACCCACAGCCGAGCCACCCACCAAGCCTCGCCTGCAACTCCACAACCCGAACCACCAACCTCCCTCTCTGCTCCATACCAGCAGCCACCATCTCCAGTGCACAGCGGCCGTGACCACCCGCCAGCCTCCGAGATCTCCCATCACTCTCTCGGACTCCcagctctctctttccctctcgcTACCAGAACCACCACTCACCTCCCTGATCCGAAACCCAGCTGCAACTTCAGCAACCCGAGCCAATCTCAGCCTCACTCACAACACCCACTTCTCTCCAGCTCCCCGCAGACACCATCCACTCTCCTCAACACCCAACACCATCTACTCTCCCTCATCTCCTTCTCTCCATCACCTCCACAGCCAGCCGATCATCGAACCATCACCACCTACCCGAAACACCAAAACCGCAGCAACTCCCCACCACCACAGTCATACTCCCCATTTACCTCACTGCCTC
The Malania oleifera isolate guangnan ecotype guangnan chromosome 13, ASM2987363v1, whole genome shotgun sequence DNA segment above includes these coding regions:
- the LOC131145885 gene encoding agamous-like MADS-box protein AGL80, with protein sequence MTRKKVKLAYITNDSARKATFKKRKKGLMKKVSELSTLCGIDACAIIYSPYDSQPEVWPSPAGAHRVLSKFRKMPEMEQSKKMVNQESFLRQRISKARDQLKKQLKENREKEVANLMYRALAGKASLHSLSLPDLHDLGWLVDHYLKDIHRRMDSFGLAGGSGSSGWSTGGAGESNHQHHLQAASAVGLEVGNMGAEAMQSHRWLMELLNSSNVNVDQSINSIGGFGGGGGSAATGGTGEDMSMMLPLIGDVTNNYHSSLWSTEFFP